A single window of Dermacentor albipictus isolate Rhodes 1998 colony chromosome 1, USDA_Dalb.pri_finalv2, whole genome shotgun sequence DNA harbors:
- the LOC139054542 gene encoding uncharacterized protein, with amino-acid sequence MDNKEATMQSTGQLGQMESFDVTASDWTAYKERLTSFLIVNKVPDSDKVHAFLSIIGPRTYGLLKSLTAPDLPSAKSFKQLKSILDAHLAPVPSIIGERAKFYRRTQQEGEPLPEYVAELRKLSQTCQFGASLDEALRDRFVCGLLREDVQRVLFTEGDTLTFSRAVDRALAMEAARKNVAETRVVESLATQLHKVEDDNREAHADLYEVQARAVFEERTHSKSLSEQQQAIS; translated from the exons ATGGATAACAAAGAAGCGACAATGCAGTCGACTGGACAGCTTGGCCAGATGGAGTCATTTGATGTTACCGCAAGTGACTGGACGGCATACAAGGAGAGGTTGACATCTTTTCTGATTGTCAACAAGGTTCCTGACAGCGACAAGGTGCACGCATTCCTCAGCATCATCGGCCCGCGAACGTATGGGCTGCTGAAGTCGTTGACGGCGCCTGACCTGCCGTCGGCTAAAAGTTTCAAACAGCTGAAGAGCATCTTGGACGCCCACCTGGCCCCAGTGCCGTCCATAATCGGTGAACGAGCCAAGTTTTACCGCAGAACACAGCAGGAAGGTGAGCCCCTCCCGGAATATGTTGCCGAACTTCGCAAGTTGTCTCAGACCTGCCAGTTTGGAGCCAGTTTAGACGAAGCGCTGCGGGATCGTTTCGTGTGCGGACTGCTCCGTGAGGACGTGCAGCGAGTACTTTTTACCGAGGGCGACACATTGACGTTCTCGAGAGCAGTGGACCGCGCGCTGGCCATGGAAGCAGCCCGGAAGAATGTCGCCGAGACTCGAGTCGTGGAATCATtggccacacagctgcacaaaGTTGAAGACGACAATAGAGAGGCACATGCTGATCTGTACGAGGTGCAAGCGAGAGCTG TGTTCGAAGAAAGGACACATTCAAAGAGCCTGTCGGAGCAGCAACAGGCAATCTCATGA
- the LOC135901428 gene encoding uncharacterized protein — MELDTGAAVSIMPFKQFKKRLPSTSCRSTDVTLRTYTGALVRPCGVAVVNVQHSGRTAQLPLYLVDQAGPPLLGREWLHTLRLDWDSIWGLNYISRGQPKWMPAVVMAQTGPVSFKVRVSTPSGCLEWRRHKNQLLQSTTVPAENGVQDDEFSVGPHSDLGSGSAAENSVEGGGFAVGPHSDPGSGQAFSVPPASVSLSPPTLQADTARGDDDRRYPIRNRRPPDRFQAGT, encoded by the exons ATGGAACTCGACACGGGAGCTGCAGTGTCAATCATGCCTTTCAAGCAGTTCAAGAAGCGGCTTCCTTCTACCAGCTGCCGATCAACTGACGTCACCCTACGCACCTATACCGGAGCTCTCGTCCGACCTTGTGGCGTCGCGGTTGTCAACGTGCAGCATAGTGGACGGACGGCGCAGCTGCCGCTCTACCTCGTCGACCAAGCAGGACCACCACTGCTAGGACGAGAATGGCTACACACACTGCGTCTGGACTGGGACAGTATTTGGGGTCTGAACTACATCTCAAG GGGACAGCCAAAATGGATGCCAGCAGTAGTAATGGCCCAGACTGGACCAGTGTCTTTCAAGGTTCGTGTATCAACCCCTTCAGGATGCTTGGAGTGGCGGCGTCACAAGAACCAGTTGCTTCAAAGCACGACCGTGCCTGCGGAAAACGGCGTTCAAGACGACGAGTTCTCCGTGGGGCCACACAGCGACCTCGGATCGGGATCAGCTGCGGAAAACTCCGTGGAAGGCGGTGGGTTCGCCGTGGGGCCACACAGCGACCCCGGATCGGGACAAGCCTTTTCGGTACCACCAGCTAGTGTTTCTCTCTCACCACCGACGTTACAGGCTGACACTGCACGGGGTGACGATGATCGACGCTACCCAATTCGAAATCGTCGACCACCTGATAGGTTCCAAGCAGGAACGTGA